The Tamandua tetradactyla isolate mTamTet1 chromosome 23, mTamTet1.pri, whole genome shotgun sequence genome includes a window with the following:
- the UBALD1 gene encoding UBA-like domain-containing protein 1, giving the protein MSVNMDELKHQIMINQFVLTAGCAADQAKQLLQAAHWQFETALSAFFQETNIPYSHHHHQMMCTPANTPATPPNFPDALTMFSRLKASESFHGGGSSSPMAAAATSPPPHLPHAATGSFAAPSWPTAASPPGGPQHHQPLQPPLWTPAPPSPASDWPPLAPQQAASEPRAHPAMEAER; this is encoded by the exons ATGTCCGTGAACATGGACGAGCTCAAGCACCAGATCATGATCAACCAGTTCGTGCTGACGGCGGGCTGCGCGGCCGACCAGGCGAAGCAGCTGCTGCAGGCGGCCCACTGGCAGTTCGAG ACGGCCCTCAGCGCCTTTTTCCAGGAGACCAACATCCCTtacagccaccaccaccaccagatG ATGTGCACTCCCGCCAACACCCCCGCCACGCCCCCCAACTTCCCTGATGCCCTCACCATGTTCTCCCGTCTCAAGGCCTCCGAGAGCTTTCACGGTGGTGGCAGCAGCAGCCCAATGGCCGCTGCAGCGACATCACCCCCACCACACTTGCCCCACGCGGCCACCGGCAGCTTCGCAGCACCCAGCTGGCCAACTGCAGCCTCGCCCCCTGGAGGCCCCCAGCACCACCAGCCACTGCAGCCACCCCTGTGGACTCCGGCACCTCCTTCCCCGGCTTCAGACTGGCCCCCCCTGGCCCCCCAACAGGCCGCCTCCGAACCAAGGGCCCACCCTGCCATGGAAGCAGAGAGATAA